The following proteins come from a genomic window of Crassostrea angulata isolate pt1a10 chromosome 1, ASM2561291v2, whole genome shotgun sequence:
- the LOC128190467 gene encoding TNF receptor-associated factor 6-like isoform X1 yields MFSAQRNDSKDACTEKGFQEDRVLHVVQKMTSERPLSSGLYEYTNEPRHSSPVSSGSFTSGEGLSGREEGYDFDFIIRDEKYDCPICLLVLRDPLQTTCGHRFCKNCINKWLKESDQRCPIDNMPITESQLFPDNFAKREILGLSVKCPNSKEGCQVIETLKNIQRHLDECQYVPIPCPNRCSHILLRRDIQEHLSHICHKRTLICNQCSSEVLAEEMQEHEDDQCPMAMVQCPHCAMELMREQLQRHYDHDCMRRSIDCVYSKLGCSVGKIPRSEMGKHIQENLHNHMQLMCQALTNIHRRLNIPANNQLTHSHSLPDRTEPFTPEDRRMVEGIGNGLSHAVNLLHLSDNPSLAIPQAGPHSLDSFCPPDTSLRQLRGAQGSDERFGSERTQIDTELTYTSNPSNNLEGFPRVPFDDEFQSLKSQNLSQDESLARHESALHDMKHKVEYHEKNNAALIKRVKSLENALTELEGRCSNGVYFWRIKSYSKFRNEAESGEVTAIHSPAFYSSCFGYKICIRANLNGVDSARGTHLSIFVHFMQGEYDDILEWPFSGRIMLSVLDQNPTCELRSHVMETLVAKPTLAAFQRPTTPRNHKGFGYMEFLPLSVLDNSSYIRNDTLIIKAQIIGRSE; encoded by the exons ATGTTTTCAGCTCAGAGAAACGATAGCAAGGATGCATGTACAGAGAAGGGGTTCCAAGAGGACCGTGTATTGCACGTAgtacaaaaaatgacgtcagaGCGACCTTTGTCGTCTGGTCTCTATGAGTATACCAACGAGCCCCGCCATTCATCTCCCGTCAGTTCCGGAAGCTTTACTTCCGGAGAGGGACTTTCCGGTCGGGAGGAGGGATATGACTTTGATTTCATCATCAGAGACGAAAAGTACGACTGTCCAATTTGTCTCCTTGTTTTGAGGGATCCATTGCAGACGACATGTGGACATCGCTTTTGTAAAAACTGCATCAACAAATGGCTCAA GGAGTCCGACCAGAGGTGTCCGATAGACAACATGCCGATCACAGAATCCCAGCTGTTTCCGGACAACTTTGCGAAGCGCGAAATTCTGGGCCTCAGTGTCAAATGCCCCAACTCCAAAGAAGGCTGTCAAGTGATCGAGACTTTGAAAAATATCCAG AGACACCTTGACGAGTGCCAGTACGTGCCCATACCCTGTCCCAACAGATGCAGCCACATCCTCCTCAGGAGGGACATTCAGGAGCACCTATCCCACATCTGCCACAAAAGAACCCTCATTTGTAACCAGTGCAGCTCGGAGGTGTTAGCTGAGGAGATGCAG GAACACGAAGATGACCAATGCCCCATGGCAATGGTACAGTGTCCGCACTGCGCCATGGAGTTAATGCGTGAACAG CTGCAAAGACACTATGACCACGATTGTATGCGGCGGTCCATAGACTGCGTCTACTCCAAGCTAGGCTGTAGTGTAGGAAAG attcCTAGAAGCGAAATGGGCAAACATATTCAGGAAAACCTGCACAACCACATGCAGCTTATGTGTCAAGCATTAACCAACATCCACCGGCGGCTAAACATTCCCGCCAATAATCAGCTCACCCACAGCCATTCCTTACCCGACCGAACGGAACCATTCACGCCGGAAGACAGGCGCATGGTCGAGGGCATCGGCAACGGACTAAGCCACGCAGTTAATCTCTTGCATTTATCCGATAATCCATCACTCGCAATACCTCAAGCAGGACCACATTCTCTCGACAGCTTTTGTCCACCGGATACAAGCCTTCGGCAACTGCGCGGTGCCCAGGGAAGTGACGAAAGATTCGGAAGTGAACGAACGCAAATCGATACAGAACTTACTTATACCTCAAATCCGTCTAACAATTTAGAGGGGTTTCCTAGAGTCCCTTTTGATGATGAATTCCAGTCGCTAAAAAGTCAGAACTTATCTCAAGATGAGAGTTTAGCAAGGCACGAGTCGGCACTTCATGACATGAAACACAAGGTGGAGTACCATGAAAAGAATAACGCTGCTCTAATTAAAAGAGTAAAAAGTCTGGAGAACGCCCTCACTGAGCTGGAAGGGCGGTGTAGCAATGGTGTATACTTCTGGAGAATCAAAAGTTATTCAAAGTTTAGAAACGAGGCCGAGTCGGGCGAGGTAACGGCAATTCATAGTCCGGCGTTTTATTCTAGTTGTTTtggatataaaatatgtattcgCGCAAACTTAAACGGAGTTGATTCCGCCAGAGGAACACATCTCTCtatatttgttcattttatgcaagGTGAATATGACGATATCCTGGAGTGGCCCTTTAGTGGTCGTATAATGTTAAGCGTTCTGGATCAGAACCCGACCTGTGAGTTACGATCGCACGTGATGGAGACTTTGGTCGCCAAGCCAACGCTGGCAGCCTTTCAGCGCCCCACCACCCCTCGTAATCATAAAGGCTTCGGCTACATGGAATTCCTTCCACTAAGTGTCTTGGATAATTCTTCGTACATTAGGAATGATACTTTGATAATCAAAGCTCAGATCATTGGGAGATCGGAGTGA
- the LOC128190467 gene encoding TNF receptor-associated factor 6-like isoform X2 — MTSERPLSSGLYEYTNEPRHSSPVSSGSFTSGEGLSGREEGYDFDFIIRDEKYDCPICLLVLRDPLQTTCGHRFCKNCINKWLKESDQRCPIDNMPITESQLFPDNFAKREILGLSVKCPNSKEGCQVIETLKNIQRHLDECQYVPIPCPNRCSHILLRRDIQEHLSHICHKRTLICNQCSSEVLAEEMQEHEDDQCPMAMVQCPHCAMELMREQLQRHYDHDCMRRSIDCVYSKLGCSVGKIPRSEMGKHIQENLHNHMQLMCQALTNIHRRLNIPANNQLTHSHSLPDRTEPFTPEDRRMVEGIGNGLSHAVNLLHLSDNPSLAIPQAGPHSLDSFCPPDTSLRQLRGAQGSDERFGSERTQIDTELTYTSNPSNNLEGFPRVPFDDEFQSLKSQNLSQDESLARHESALHDMKHKVEYHEKNNAALIKRVKSLENALTELEGRCSNGVYFWRIKSYSKFRNEAESGEVTAIHSPAFYSSCFGYKICIRANLNGVDSARGTHLSIFVHFMQGEYDDILEWPFSGRIMLSVLDQNPTCELRSHVMETLVAKPTLAAFQRPTTPRNHKGFGYMEFLPLSVLDNSSYIRNDTLIIKAQIIGRSE; from the exons atgacgtcagaGCGACCTTTGTCGTCTGGTCTCTATGAGTATACCAACGAGCCCCGCCATTCATCTCCCGTCAGTTCCGGAAGCTTTACTTCCGGAGAGGGACTTTCCGGTCGGGAGGAGGGATATGACTTTGATTTCATCATCAGAGACGAAAAGTACGACTGTCCAATTTGTCTCCTTGTTTTGAGGGATCCATTGCAGACGACATGTGGACATCGCTTTTGTAAAAACTGCATCAACAAATGGCTCAA GGAGTCCGACCAGAGGTGTCCGATAGACAACATGCCGATCACAGAATCCCAGCTGTTTCCGGACAACTTTGCGAAGCGCGAAATTCTGGGCCTCAGTGTCAAATGCCCCAACTCCAAAGAAGGCTGTCAAGTGATCGAGACTTTGAAAAATATCCAG AGACACCTTGACGAGTGCCAGTACGTGCCCATACCCTGTCCCAACAGATGCAGCCACATCCTCCTCAGGAGGGACATTCAGGAGCACCTATCCCACATCTGCCACAAAAGAACCCTCATTTGTAACCAGTGCAGCTCGGAGGTGTTAGCTGAGGAGATGCAG GAACACGAAGATGACCAATGCCCCATGGCAATGGTACAGTGTCCGCACTGCGCCATGGAGTTAATGCGTGAACAG CTGCAAAGACACTATGACCACGATTGTATGCGGCGGTCCATAGACTGCGTCTACTCCAAGCTAGGCTGTAGTGTAGGAAAG attcCTAGAAGCGAAATGGGCAAACATATTCAGGAAAACCTGCACAACCACATGCAGCTTATGTGTCAAGCATTAACCAACATCCACCGGCGGCTAAACATTCCCGCCAATAATCAGCTCACCCACAGCCATTCCTTACCCGACCGAACGGAACCATTCACGCCGGAAGACAGGCGCATGGTCGAGGGCATCGGCAACGGACTAAGCCACGCAGTTAATCTCTTGCATTTATCCGATAATCCATCACTCGCAATACCTCAAGCAGGACCACATTCTCTCGACAGCTTTTGTCCACCGGATACAAGCCTTCGGCAACTGCGCGGTGCCCAGGGAAGTGACGAAAGATTCGGAAGTGAACGAACGCAAATCGATACAGAACTTACTTATACCTCAAATCCGTCTAACAATTTAGAGGGGTTTCCTAGAGTCCCTTTTGATGATGAATTCCAGTCGCTAAAAAGTCAGAACTTATCTCAAGATGAGAGTTTAGCAAGGCACGAGTCGGCACTTCATGACATGAAACACAAGGTGGAGTACCATGAAAAGAATAACGCTGCTCTAATTAAAAGAGTAAAAAGTCTGGAGAACGCCCTCACTGAGCTGGAAGGGCGGTGTAGCAATGGTGTATACTTCTGGAGAATCAAAAGTTATTCAAAGTTTAGAAACGAGGCCGAGTCGGGCGAGGTAACGGCAATTCATAGTCCGGCGTTTTATTCTAGTTGTTTtggatataaaatatgtattcgCGCAAACTTAAACGGAGTTGATTCCGCCAGAGGAACACATCTCTCtatatttgttcattttatgcaagGTGAATATGACGATATCCTGGAGTGGCCCTTTAGTGGTCGTATAATGTTAAGCGTTCTGGATCAGAACCCGACCTGTGAGTTACGATCGCACGTGATGGAGACTTTGGTCGCCAAGCCAACGCTGGCAGCCTTTCAGCGCCCCACCACCCCTCGTAATCATAAAGGCTTCGGCTACATGGAATTCCTTCCACTAAGTGTCTTGGATAATTCTTCGTACATTAGGAATGATACTTTGATAATCAAAGCTCAGATCATTGGGAGATCGGAGTGA
- the LOC128163777 gene encoding keratin-associated protein 21-2-like, producing the protein MERTLLALLLVIVAFAIVAEGFNKYQPQYCPYGQWPRGYCYSSWDCYYGSYCFRGYGYGYGSGVCCPTGKGGGYY; encoded by the exons ATGGAACGGACGCTGTTGGCTCTACTTCTGGTCATTGTTGCCTTCGCCATTGTTGCTGAGG GCTTCAACAAATATCAGCCCCAGTACTGTCCGTACGGACAATGGCCGAGGGGATATTGCTATAGCAGCTGGGACTGTTACTATGGCTCCTACTGTTTCCGTGGTTACGGCTATGGATATGGTTCCGGTGTGTGCTGCCCCACCGGTAAAG gaGGTGGATACTACTGA